CATAAATTGCTTGGAGCTGCTGGCAAAATTTGAAAGGGTTTGAGAAACAGGGGAGGTTGTTGGTGTTGCAAATGGAGCAGCTGAGTTTTAGGACTAGCTTGGCCAAGTTGCTAAATAATTCGAGTTGGCTGAGCAGGATTGGATTTGGAGGTACATTTTAAGAATTATGGTGCCATTGTTCATTTAATGCTGCAGAGTTCTGCTAGACCAGACCAGTAAGGAGCACTTCCCTCAGCGACTTACCTAAGAAGAGTAGGAGACCAacttttgcactgatgtgtatgCATTTGTCCCAGCTACAAGCTGGTGATTTGGGGTACTTGTATGCCCCCATCTACATTGGTTGCTTCTACAAGACACTTTGAATAAAATCTTTTACTACTGAAAGGGGGCAAAAGGAAACTTAAGAATGAGAACTAAAAATGGAAGGTGAAATACTTTTCCTGGACAAACTGCTTCTCTTTACCAATTGAAAACCCAACCAAACCTACAATGAAAAGATGTAGCAATTAATGCCACCAAAAGATCCCAATCTAAAAGCAAAACAGAAATACCAAATAAATAAAACCAATATTCTTTCCATCCCTTAAGATTCTTCCCACAGAACATAAATCCATATAGTCTTATTGCCATCCTGACTCTTTCCAGGTTTCACTTCATATCTTCTTCCTCCACCAAAGTGGCAGCAACCATCATCAAAATTGAGAGCATAACTAGAAGGATCATATTGGAAATTGACCTGCTGTTTGCCTCCATTCTTCACGGCCTTCTTCACTGCTGCCTTCACTCTCCAAAACAAGCTCTTGCATTGCTTCTTACTGAAACTATTCATCCATTCCAATCCCCCAATCAAACCCATATTCAAACCCAAAAAGAGATATATCTTGATGAACTAGGAAGTTGGCTGGAAAAAGTCTCTGGCTTTATAAAGAGAAGCAGAGTAACAGTAACTTGCCAAAGAAGCACAGGTGTGAGAATAAAAACAACCGAAAAAAAGGCCTCAACTTTTGAAGGTGGGGAAACAAGAATGGACGGGGAAAGAAAAAAAAGCAAATCTTTTGGGTCTTTCAAAGAAGCTGCTACAGCTACAGCTGCCAGTCTCCATAGGCATGAGCTCTTTTTGGCTTTACATTGGGATGCTCAAATTCCATCATCTAATACAAGAaaaggttgagagagagagagaggagagaggttGCAGTGGCCAGAGAGCCTCCCTCTCCCTAGGGTCCTATCACTATCAGATAGTTGTCGTAGTTAGAGTGGAACAGCGATCCTTTGTTCCTAGGGCACTTCTTAAAGAATCTGAGCTTTTTTATAACCCTTCTGTCTGCTGGGGGAGGCATGTTTTTTCACTGGCATTAACTCCATTTTGATATCCACCACTGGAGCGAGTTACTGGGAAAACACAACTTGACAAGATCAAAGCCATTGCATTGCAAAAGCTTTAatctaattatataaaaatggggTGGTGAGAAGCCATTAAAAAATGGGTTTTAATCAGCTGTAAATGCCACATTTTTTTACAAAAAATGAAGGAATTACCAGCTGGTTTTTACAAGACATGGAGGGGCAGTGAGTGGAATCAATGGACACAAGCAAGGAGAAGCCGAGCCAATTCGATATGAGTTTGATTTAATTGATATGATTGTTGATAAATAACCATAATTATATCATAGTAATAAAATATATTTGGTAGTTTGATTTCTACAacgttaaaatttttatttttatttttaatctttttaattttaattttttatttgtatacaccCCCAATCAAAagctattaaaaattattttatattaaatttaatatatttaattaaaattttttcaaattattaaatattttttaaaaattttttataaagttTCATCTGTAGTAGCAAATAGCCTCAAAATTTAAGCTCATTAGATATGTATAATGTACTGAATTTATGTTAAtgcaaaatgaaaaaaaaaatcaagtaaAAAAAAATCTGTACCACTGAAAAGGAAATGCTGCACAGAACGAAGTGGGACTATTGCTAGTTCCATTCATTGCCTTCTGGATTTTGTAGGTTTTCCTCTGTGTCTTTCATTTCCAAAGCCATTTTGCCTCTCTATACATGTTCCCTTTTGTCTCACTTCCCCCACCAGCCCACCATCCCTACCACCACCTTCTCTCACCCTCTCCTCTTCCTAACTACACCACTTTTAGTCTTCCACGTTGTAACTTGTGGACCCATTTTCAGATCAGCCGTCAACTATCTTGTCTTAAATCTTGGCTCATTTGTGTGCTTGGCTCCCAAGTCCAAAAGGGTTATCTCTAGTTTTTATTTTGGCTGAATATATAAGCTTTGCACCAAAAGTCAATTACCCTCACTTTAATTCATCTCATtttatatctaaattttataaatcttaaatatataaaaatataactatTAAACCCCTAAACTTAacaaaaatattacaaaaaatcaaaatatgcgtaaattatttttacttgttcgtTAAATAGTTACGTTTTATTTAAGTGTTAAATAATATGCAACTAAAAATAAAAGTGAAAATTCAGAagctaaaagaaaattttcagttttttttttttgtgtgaaTGTGTATAAGTTTATCTtatcatttaataattaaattttgaagggTCAAATTTTGACTCATGGCGTTTTCTTCCAGTGGGTACGTAGCTCCTTCCTTAGCTGGGGATGACTCACTACTGGACCCAGCATAGCAATCTTGATGGGTGAAAGGTTGGATGCCAGTGGAAAGTTAGGCTTAACCATAACCAGAACAAGAACAAGAACATGCATAGAGAATAATGTACACTACAAGGCCAAATTATTCATGGCAGACTCTCACGTTACCTTTTTCAGTCTAGTTGCTTTTGAGTCCCTCTCAATGTCAGCTGCTTCTCCAATGCAAGTGTTTTGTTCTTATTTGTATGCTTATGGTTTCTTCTTTAGGTTACTCAGCAACATGCTTTCTTTCTGATGAGTTCTGACCTTTCATGGAGAAGttatttaaatgaaaataaaaataaaacaatagTTGCCAAATGGGCCTCCTTTGTTTTTTGGATACTTGAATTTGGGCTTTGATTATTAGAGCCCAACACTCCTCATTGTCAAAAGCTTGCTTTCATTCTTCTATGGATTTTACATAGACAAATAAAATAATGGTGATGGAAGTTGATTGATCACCTTGTCACATGCCTTGAGCATTAAAAAAGACTTCGTCAATGACATCAAAATCTGCAAAGATGAAAAGCAGATAAAGAAGATATGAGATCCCCAGAAGCTAACACGAGTAAAAAGGAAGCCTAGTGCCTATGAGCCGAACTTGTATTGGCTTATGGGTGAGATTCTTCCATGGATCTCTTCTGGATTTACTCCCTACAGTTTTCTTGCTTTTTCAGACAGCTTACAATACTTCGTTTCATATCCTTTCATAAAAAGAACAAACACACACTCTCTTTTCTATACATTATGAGtcagaaaatatattaaaattgacACTTGTTTAATCAATGACCTTTAGCATTGTTTCTATAGCCATGAGGTCTTAAGTTCTAGTGTTTAAAAACAAAATGAATGCCTTTCACTTTGGCTATTAACAATGTGCATTGTCAAAAAGCATACAGTGACagatttattattttaatcaaGATTTCTCCGAAGTTTTAGAATCTAATTTCCTTTATAGTTAGCCTTGAACTCTCCGAAATTTGTTGCTTGTAGTGCAAAGATGACACTGCAAGATACAATAACCTACCAAAATGTACCCTTCAATTCTTTTATCAATCAATGATCAACaaggaaaccctagattttaCCTCCAAATTTAGAAGCTACCCATCCTCCATGTGCATGCAAAATTTTTAGTCGATGCTCACAAACAACCCCTTACGTTGTTTTCTCCGCTTGCCTTCTCTATAAGTTCCATTTCTCTTTATCTCTCATTTCCCATTTGATTTAGGCCATATAGCAACCACTTATACTCTACCACCTCCCCTACAAGTCCAATGGGTCCCTCCCATTCTCCACTCCGACCAGTAACTTCACCACCTTCATCAGAATTTTCTTTGTCTAAATATAGGGTCTGTGCCTCATTTTGTCACAAGAATACTTCCAATTGGATAGAATCCTATGATCCATCTAACAACACTTGGAGTCATCTCAGTCCAATTCCAGGCCTGCTTAGTAACCATGTCTTGAAGGATTTTGTAATGGTTTCATTAGCCGATTCAATTTACATTATTGGTGGACGATTATGTCAAAAGGAAAGATCACCTCTCAAATCCAATGATGATTTCGAAGAACTTAATGATGTTGGGGTTGAAGTCAGATCATCTGTCCTACGTTACAATGTTCTATTAAATGAATGGTTTCACTGTGCACCCATGAAAATGCCTCGCTATTATTTTGCTTGTACGACAtgggaaaataaaatttatgttgcAGGTGGTAAGTCCAATTTGGCTAGTGCCAGAGGGACTTCGACTGCCGAAGTTTATGATCCAATTCTTGATGTGTGGACTCCTTTACCAAGTATGAGCACGTTAAGGTACAAATGTGCAGGTGTAACATTTCAAGGTAAGATTCATGTGGTCGGAGGGTTTGCAGTGAGAGTGGATTCAAATAAAACGGAGCCGTTTATAATGGAACGAAGCTCTGCTGAGGTGTACGACGTGCAGGCAGGGAAGTGGGACCTCCTGGCAAGGATGTGGCAACTAGATATCCCACCTAATCAAATTGTGGCCCTTGGCGGGAGACTGTTCAGCTCCGGCGACTGCTTAAAAGCTTGGAAAGGTCACATAGAAGCATATGATGGGAGGCTTAATATGTGGGATGTGGTTGATGGGTCACATTTACAAACTCTCAATTCTGCTATTTCCACATCAGACGCCAACTCAGAAAATTGGTCACCAAGGCAACGGCTTTACCTCACAATGGCACCAATAGGGACCCATTTGTATTTCCTGGCAGGGTATCGGATGGCTGGGGAATTGTCACGTACGATCTCAATGGTTCATATTTTTGACACCTTAGCTAGAAGTGATGCATGGAGGAGCTTTGAACCGGTGGAAGAAGATGGAGAAAAGGAGCTGTGTAGCCATTGTTGTGTCgttcaaatttcttaaatgcttgATTTTCCaccattttcattattattattattattatctcttGTGTCTGTTTAGTAGGCAAAACACAAAATTATAGTACTGCAATTACAAGGTTTTGTCTAATATTTATAAATGTCGTTGTCGCTCCACTTTAGAGTTATGGCAACTAATCCACGCGATTTTGCTTAGGTTATTACCAAATAAAATAGTTATTAggcttagttaaaaaaaaaaaaaaaaaaaaaaaagctgaaagtattttttttcccttaatttttatagtctatttttaaattttatctcgtgttttattaaaaaatttctgAATTTGAAATTTGTTTCACAAAAATACCTTCAACCTATTATGATAGATTTTCatattacaaaaataataaaattatctttttatctcattttctttcacATTTAAAAATATTGGCCgttttaatcataatttgaatttATCTCAAAAATACTAATGTCATCACAATAATACTTAATTCTTGAAAGAAGAAGTATTCACCCTTAATCAGAAAATGCTGAAATTACATTTATAGACATAAAATTATAGtttagataaattttttaatttgaaagctTGCTATTAtatgttataataatttttcgtgaaacaaaattaaagtttatgaattttttaataacaaattGAAGTTAAGAGATAGAAATAAAATGCAGGACAAAATTAAGGAATGagctataaaaataattaaagatgCATAGATATGATTAGGGATGGTAACATGTACAATACCCACAAAAATCATACTATCCAAACTCGATTATTATTCTTAATATATGAACTTATCCCAAAAtctattaaaattttcattaaattatttaaatcaaTTCTAAACATAATTAGTATTACTCAAAAAATACCCAACtcgtttatttttatatattttaattaatatataaaatataaacccATTCTAATTCACTTCACTTGTATATTACATGAATTCGTTTCGTTTTAATAGGATTTAGTTAGATTGGATACCGAAAAATATTCAACCCGTTACTATTTCTTAGATGTAACTTGCCCAtactttaactttttttttttgttataattttataaaatttataaatttaatagtaAGGTTTAAGAAAATATAAACACATGCCAGGACAACCTGGGACATGTTTCAGCCCAAATGGTCAAGACCATCTTCATGAAGCTTTGGAACATCTTTTTGGGTAACTTGTATAGGGCTGCGCCTGCAAGCCCAAGTTAAAAGGTGGTCAAGGATTCGGCTCAGAGAGCTAAAATTAGAACCATCAAAAGAAGAGAAAGTGATTTACTAACTTGCAAAACCAAGTAAAAGATCCTTTCATTCACGTGAGCCCATTTGACCCCACAAAGCTGCAACCCTGACACGACATGTTTTTCTCTTCTCTTACACCGCAAGTGCGAGCCGTACTGTGCGCGCATGGGATACTACAGTTTCGTATGTTTGACTCTCTTCACTTTGACAATGATGAGCATACCTTAAGATCAACGGTCCAAGTTTAACTTCAATTGAGACGTTATATGGAGCGTTGATCTTGGGGACCATCTCGAGAATTTTGATGTCCACATGTTGGTTAGAAACTGGAAAAGCCGACATGGGAAGCTGATATGTCGtcggtttgttttttttttttagtaatattttttaGTTGGAAAGTGCCACGTAGGAAAAGGGGAGGTTGGAGGACCATGAATGTGGAGGGGTTTGGGAGACACGGCGCATGTGGGTGGGGTGGGGGTCTCGCCTCTCTCGCTCAACTTGGGTCGCTGTTGCAGCGGGGCACATTACTCAGATTCGAATCTCTCACCCTCTTtatataaaaatgaaatttttttaatttaaatataaaatctatttaaaaataattaaattaaattaaatttttataaaattttaattttcaaacaagAATGCTATACAGGATGACAAAGAAGGGCTTGTAGGGATCACAAACTTCTGTTGGCTTTCTGGAGAAAGAAAGAAATATATATGCTGTGCCATCTGAATTCTGAAGCTCTCTTTGTAATTCTCAGCCTTGGATTCTAGCACCTATTTGTTTCCCTATATACCAGCTTTTAATTTTAGAGATACCTTAAAATTTAACAGTGAtgatttcaatttttaattattaaaatttccaATTgccaattaaaattattattttttatttattcatgCACTTATTCTTATAATCgtctattttaaaaattaaaaataaaattaaatgataaacTCAATATCTAATATATctgtaattttaaattatttatcgattaaattattttcacatcaaaaaataagaaaaaaacaaAGCCTTTTTGGACCATTAGTGggtcaatttctttttttttattattattattcaaatgattaatttaaaaagattaagaattatttggtaaatgttgtagaAAGAAAAACACAAAAGTTATAATTTGGGCCTGGATTGTTATGTTTGGAGAAGCAGGATAGATGGAGAGTTCACATCTTTTTAGTACAAGAGATGTTGTGTAAGAGATGTTAGCCATGATTGTGACACTGGCAATAAAAAAAAAGTTGCATAAAAGACATCGGTTCAAGTCTATTTAGATGATAAAgttataaataattcaatataaaCTACAACCCTACTGTTTAGGTcttttatgtaaacaaaaaaaaaaaagtattttatAATTTGACACTtttattatttgagattttttcttgatattttagtactttgtattataaatttaatatttgactTCGTCTaaaatttaatctaattaaattattaaaatatttctaattaaattaaaaaatttacgtTTTAAAATATGTTTACTCTTATTATGTTGATGCTCAGCGTTAGGAGTCGAAGAGTTAAATCACTTTTAAGTACCAGTCTCTTCTCTCTTTTTCAAAGGCACTGTTTCAGGATAAAATCCTCTAGGTTGCTGTTAGCACCAGTCGAAGATAATACTTCTAGAGTGGAGCCTAACTTATACCACGAACCTAGcacattaaaatataataatattaattaaattaaacactTGAACCCaataattaattgaaaaaaaaagtcCAAATTCAATTATAATGTAAACAATATCATATTGAGAAAACAAGAAGTGAGACTTAGTATTGAGTGATAAAGGTGTTATTGTGCTCTTGCTATTGGTGATGCTATGGCTAAGGTTCAACTTCTACTTGGAGAAGAAGGTCACCTTAGAGACTATTTATTTGGGTTTCTCTGATCTCCACTCACACAAAGCTACATTATAATTTCTTAGTTTGAGTAGATTATAGACCAACACCGAGGTTTTTAGATGAGAAGGGTTGGTAAGAGGGGAAACTAAGGATTGAGATGGCAAGGGAGGATGCTAGAGAGAAGGAAGGACATAGATGGAGAGGTTCAAGTAAGTGGGTGTttgtttaacttataaattagttaaatcaatttataaaatatatagacTGACTTAtttgtttataaaaattttgggctTATAAGCTAAAAATATAAGTTGAAGGGATcagtttttcattttcattttaatGCTTATAAACTTTGTGCTCATAAGTTAGTTTGATCAAATATTTTATCATATtatccttatttaatttttaaaattttatcacaaattttatttaatattcttTCTAATCATTTTAATAACAAATATTATTGTAAACTATTTTTTTTATCGAGCACATAAATCATTTATCAGTTACTTATAAGCTGATTTTCATAAATATATAAATgcagaaattattattttaagacAGAAATTATTACAAATTCCTTAGAACTAATAATGTGATAAAATGTTTTTAACAAAAAAATGAtgtgataaaaattaaaaataatttttaatttatttaaatttagtcTGATAGTTCTGCAAAGAATTTCATTATTATAAATTCTTATTTATTAACCATAATGTACATTCTTATATATTAACAAAATATATCAAAAAATTAAGAGAGaataagttaaatttaattaaaaaattaaatacgtGAGTTGGATAAGTAGACTAAGAAAGTAAAATTTTACTAAGAAAGTAAACTTTTACAGAGAGTCTAAACGATAAATTTACttgatttatattattaaattaaggcCTTGTTTGGAAAGTGAACTTCTATGAAATAATTTAACTAGATTGCATGGAAGTTACTTCCTGATAAATGAAGAAATTAATAACCTTAATTTTTTAGAAAACTACAGATAATGGCCATAAGAACAAGTAAAATTTTAGCACTtcataaaaaattgaaattactAAGTTGATATTACTCTCAATCAAATCATTTTGCTGTGAGGGCAGCAACTTATCTTAATAaggattttcctttttttttttaaagttaggtgaagttttgataagttgCTCTTTAATCGATTAATTAGTGACATTATTATCTTCtataatttggaaaaaaaaaatcacttttagaaattaatttgtataaatacatttatatcatattttttataaaataaatttcttaaaaataaattttttaaaaatatattttctttttttaaaaaaaaggtgAGAATATTTTAAACCAATCAAGAGATAAGTTGGATAATTTTTAtagttaatttttgaattttattttatatttcacttatacccattaagtttaatttattattaaaaatttttaaattttaattttattttaaaaaaatttctctaACAGTATGATATTTATAaatgtaattttaaaaaaatatttttcagtgaaaaataaaaattcttctgTTTTTCAAAAAGCaaatattatgataatattattattataataaatctaaataataattaaaacgtCTGTGGTTTTTTTTTATGTTGAGAGGAAGCAAGATGAAAGTATAATTtcgttattttttttaatttaagagatttttttgtaaaataaaataaaaaatttaaaatttttttaataataaattaaaattaaaaggtgGAAgcgaaatttgaaataaaatttaagaaagtACTATGAAAATTATCTAAAAAAACAATAACACGCTATTACGAATAGGAAGAgttctaaataaataaattgaaaagTCAATTTCAACAAccaaaagaaaataatattttaaatatattaattgaaattattataaaattattttttagacaATATTCTTAAAAGACTAAATAGCAGTGTTAAAAGCAAGCAAGCTATCTATATTccaaagctctctctctctctctctctctagtcaTCTATCTGTGTAGAATAGATAGCCCACATGCCTCCTCTCTCTTGGTTTCTCCTTTTTGAGGTCTTCAAATAAACAAGTTTTTTAAGCACTCTTTCAAGCTTTGATTCTGTTGCAAAAAGCCTTGAGGACCACCTTGCCTTTTGATAACACTCCAtaaatttctctctctctctttctctctctcacgAACAGTGTAATGATAGTGGAAGGGAGCTTCTTATGAGCTAGAATTTAGAGTCCCAAAATGGTTGAACAACATGGTGGCTATAATGCTTGGCCGCCTATTGGAGCTCCATTATTGAATATGCCAAGAGATGACCGTTGGAGGCACTTTGATAACTCTGTCAATGCAGTGTCCTTTGGGTTTGTAGCAACTGCCATTCTCATCTCAATGTTCTTAGTCATGGCCATTTTTGAAAGATTTCTCAGACCCGCCTCTGGCAGAACCCATGGTGACCTTGAGTCCCAGATGGGGTTCAATGCCAAGCTTGGCCACCCATCACCAAAAGTGAGTGACCCTTTTCTCCTAGTTTTTGTAGAATTACATTTTGATGATAATATTCTTGTTTAGTTTCAGTGGTGTCTGGTTTCTTCTACTCTTGAAAGGGTTAAACATAAAGTTTTTAGTTTTGGGGTAAATTTGCTTCTTTCGTTCTTGGGTTCTTTACTGGCTGTTCTGGCTTggacgattttttttttttttcaatagtgATGATTGTTGGTCTAACATGCAGTCTTACTGCCCAATggtttatttttctaatttatggTTTTTATGTTTTTGTTAAATCATAATTATGCTGGTTGAAGGTGAATTTGTGTTCTCTTAAGGGGTTTTATCCTAGTTGTTATTGTTCCAGTCCAGAAGATAACAATAAATTTTGCTCATTAATTTAGCATCTGGACGTGTTGATTTCTCTTGCTTCTGAGTTTTACTTCTGTTTGCTTTTCATATTTCCCTGTTTTATTTGCTTTGCTGCCATTTCTCGTTGCCAAATATGAAATCTCCATATACAGCAGAGATTTCTCAATTACATTGGCCTATTTAGTCTACATCCTGATCATGTAATTCTTCACCCCCCTTCTGAGGACTGGGCATAGCCTTAATGTGTAGTATAAAATCTTAGTATTATTTGTAGGTTTTACCATTTTTTTATATCCCTAAAAAGAATGAGCTTATTATCTTTTACATATTTAACTGGACCTTGGGTTTTACCATTTAAGGGTTCATAGAGTAATTCAATGACTACACACGAAAACCTCCCTGGAAGCTTTCTGTGTGCATGCACTTTTGCATAAGTCCTGACTTTGAAGATGATTAAACTAATGTTTTCTAATATGCATTCACATCCATTAGTCAAAATTTCATCATTTAGGAACTGTCTTATCTCCTAATTATGATTGTTGGCAATGGCCCATCCAAGAATTTAAGTTTTCTATTGAATGAATGATTGGTCCCAAGCCAAAGGCTCACAAGATAGATGTACTTCTTGTTATTTAGACCCACCTGTATATATCAGTGCATGTTGGTTGATTATTATGGTCAATAGTACCAATCTTTTATCTTGCCCCGCATGGCCAGTGCCCTTGGACAAGCCCAGTTTATCATCTTATTATCAAATCTATCTGTGTGTCCACTCCAA
The sequence above is a segment of the Hevea brasiliensis isolate MT/VB/25A 57/8 chromosome 11, ASM3005281v1, whole genome shotgun sequence genome. Coding sequences within it:
- the LOC110661965 gene encoding uncharacterized protein LOC110661965, coding for MGPSHSPLRPVTSPPSSEFSLSKYRVCASFCHKNTSNWIESYDPSNNTWSHLSPIPGLLSNHVLKDFVMVSLADSIYIIGGRLCQKERSPLKSNDDFEELNDVGVEVRSSVLRYNVLLNEWFHCAPMKMPRYYFACTTWENKIYVAGGKSNLASARGTSTAEVYDPILDVWTPLPSMSTLRYKCAGVTFQGKIHVVGGFAVRVDSNKTEPFIMERSSAEVYDVQAGKWDLLARMWQLDIPPNQIVALGGRLFSSGDCLKAWKGHIEAYDGRLNMWDVVDGSHLQTLNSAISTSDANSENWSPRQRLYLTMAPIGTHLYFLAGYRMAGELSRTISMVHIFDTLARSDAWRSFEPVEEDGEKELCSHCCVVQIS
- the LOC110661977 gene encoding uncharacterized protein At5g65660; the protein is MVEQHGGYNAWPPIGAPLLNMPRDDRWRHFDNSVNAVSFGFVATAILISMFLVMAIFERFLRPASGRTHGDLESQMGFNAKLGHPSPKMTVYANGVSVLMPGDNVPTFIAHPAPVPCPPEPVCCTHQLHVNSFSNPISNANSSTSSSLSREN